The sequence caaatttgaaaagaaacaaaataaaaaatacaatataaacttcagaaaatcaaaacacagaatattttattttcgtGGAACTGAGGCAAAAAACACTAAGCAGATTGGGGGGGGTCTGCTTAGTCTTCTTTGCGTTTCTTGATCTCAGAATACGGCATTTGACGACACATGAATAGCATCGCACCTGTAAATCCTCACCCACCCATCCCAACATCATACACAGTTCACTAGACGTACAGAGAAGCAAGGCGCCCAAATGACGATGCCCTGGCTCGAACAACCATGACGTGATTTTCAAATGGAGCATGGCGATCCACCATTTTGTGCATCATGTACACTCTCCCCACACCCCAGCCAACAGTTGATGAACATGGCTTGTCTGACGGTTGTTTGGCTTGTGGATACACAGCTGAACGGAAGGCAGGACGTGACACCTGGAGAGTCCAAAGTTAACTTTCAATTACCGGTAAGTACCCTGACAATTCTCGCCATGGATAACTCTAAATACTGCACTTTTCTCCCCTTTGCCAACTATGAAGGTCCATCATGCAACAGGGGTTTCCAAACTTTAATTTTTAATGGGACCCGATTGTCAAGAGTATAATTAAATTCATGGATCATCAAGCAGGCACACTATTTCTTGGCAAAAGGATGTTTtgattcgtgtgtgtgtgttgtttttccatTAACTCATGAACAACATTTTGATACATTTGGAATTCCGAAAGGAAACATATTTCAATTCTCGGTTCAACAATGAGTTTGGGAAATTCCGCTCTGAGGTAAGACCAACAAAACAGGTTTGTGTTCACCCGTTCACAAAACAAAGAAGaattttaaattgaaatataCGGGCCTATTTCATCATTCTATTGTTGGGAAACGCATACTAGTTTTGAAAGAGTTCCAAGGAGAACCATgacaaacatattaaaaaaaaaaaaaaaaaaaaaaaaaaaagtaaaccctGTGTATCCAGGTAAACCAACAGAGGAAGAGGGATAAGTGGGGTGTCCGAGTCCTGGTAGGTGGTGCTGTGTATGTAttcacttatttttgttttgtttgtacccCCTCTCCCTACCACTCTTTCTTTTTCTCGTCCATGGACACGCCGCCGGGCCCAAGGGCCACCACCAGCAGCAGGCCCCCGATGACAGAGGTGGTCTGGAAGAAGTCATACTTGAGGAAGTCGTGCATGGGCTTGTAGGCGGGGATGGTCCAGAAGGCGTTGAAGTAGACGTTCATTGCTAGCAGCCACAAGACGAGCGTCAGCGCCGCCAGCTTGGTCTTGAAGccgatggccaccaggatgaTGAGGGCGGTGCCCACCAGGTTTTGCAGGATCTGCAGATCAGAGCAAAGGTCCGAGGGGTGGTTGACAATTAACCAAGAGAATCAATCCATTAGGAGGACTAACAAATACGTTAATCCCACTCATATCTGAGACTCACCAGtatggctgcacaatatatatataaaaaaatatcaatatcgcgatattgaccTACGCAATacgcatatcgcaaagacatgcaataaattTCATATAGAATTTTatacttttatctgaatttgaccaggccgactgtcaggtttacctatTTGACATTtgctaaacatgacaaaaaaggagagaaaacagttcaaagctcgtgagaagagaggagaggaactgactgatacaattcactactgcactacAATCCCCTCCTCACCGTCTCCTTTTATTTGgcttccacgcccctagttacatgggtgttccaaacctaataatgcaaatgcaaaacagctggaacacagtgtacttaatgaaaatgtgaactgccatccaatagtactacaattaattaagaatacattgagtttgattattttgccacatgaaaaaaaatgtaattcttttgataataaaaatgccatttctttaggtacatgttaaatatcgcaatattgacCATCGTTATATTCAGCAACCATATcacgtttttccaatatcgtgcagccctattcaCCATTCATGAATTTTACTTCAAATATATTTCTGTGCAGCTCACCCTCAGCTATTGCCTTACTTAAGGCAAGCAAAACGTTACTTAAAACATTAACTGGAGCTTACTATGACAGATTAATATCCATTATCTTTTATACTTGTGCAttattagcctatgctaaactgTTAGCAATCGCATTAGCGCGCTAACAATTACCACTTAAAGTAAACATACACTGACTACCACCGCGTACATCATCACAACATCATTATATTTACACTATACATGTAATAGTATATTACAAGTCATTTACAAttcttcaacattattccatgaGTTGACAAGGGTAGAGCTAGCTGTTACCTACAAGGGTAGAGCTAACTGTTAGCTACATGAGCTCAATAACTTCccgttcctgtcttcttctggGCACATTTAGCGCATGACTGCCCTCTAGTGGTTAAGTGATGAACACCTAAAACAGAgtggcaggttatattttggaattacagcGCAAGTGCTTTTTAGGATGTTTCTCTATTTTGTGGAAGCTCAATGTGCTGTGTTGTCTTGCATAAAAACCCACTAAATACAAAGTCAGTTAAGCAGACAAATAACATCTCCCATTCACCCACTAGGTGGTGAGCTAACAGAAGAGTAGCAACAGCCTGAATTACACCTAAAGTGATACACTCTCTGTATAAGCTCAATAAGTGTGATGATGATGCTTAGAGATTTCTAATGGAAATTAACTGTGCGATAACTCACCGAGAAGAAGCTGGTGTCAAAATGGACCAGAGACATGAACATGAGAACCAGCAGTATGCGGCCCCCCAGCTGCATGTACTGTTTGGGCGAACTCTCGCCCATGGACGGCACGCCGGCAAACATGCTCTTCCCTTCTGAACGAGACTCGGCCAGCAGCAACAGGAGACCACCACCCAAGGCCAGATTCCTTCAAAAGGAAGAGAACACCTCTCAAAATtataccccaaaaaaaatccccacaaTATCCACATGAACAGATAATGTTGTGCTACTGCTTACCTCATCAAAAATTTAACATCCCATAAAATGCTATAGGCAATAGTCTGGTAGGAAATAGAAAAAGACACTTTAGATTAGACACTTTGTTCAAAATTCACAATATGAACAGTTACTGTTGCATTTTTTCACCTGTAGCGCTATGATGCCAAATAATCCAAAGCAGGCATGCTGTACAAAATTTCTACTGAGGATGAGGATACAGCCGACTGTTAGGACACACAGCAAGGCACAGGTGTTTCAAAAGACTGGTTATTTGATATACATATTTAATTTGCTTCATGACCATACTTGTAACTCAAAACTCACAGTACTGAACGAACAGTAAGAAAATAAATTTCTCAGTGGTGACAGACTCCACTCACATTTCAGAAATTACGGTCAATTATCAATTTGTGAAACACGTAACAAACGAATAAACTGACCAAGCTGGCCTAATAGATTAATGAGCACAAAGCATGTGGCCAGGATGTAGCCGCAGTTCCACGTGGCCTCGATGTAGTCCCGCTGGTCGTGCCACTGGAACCACATGCGGATGCCATCCTCCAGGAAGGTGCTAATGAGACACAGGCGTGCCAGGTGAGGCAGGTACTGTTTCGTCACACGCAGGAACTAGGAGAAACAGGAAGGACAAGATAGGATGAGCAAGTTATACTAACGCGAGCTTACAAAGAATCCTAAAATCAATTGCTGCTTTGGGTTGGGCTAAAAGAATTCTCCACTGCCTAATTACACAGCTGAAATTTGTAAAACACGCACAGGAGACTGCTTGTCAGCGACAGTTATTACGCCGCATTTAGCACAACAAGTTGTTCCTGCTTTCAGCCAATCAAAAGCAGACAAATTGCACAGTGACAAAAAACGTTCTTCAAAAAACAAATCTCTTACAGGGGTGGGGACCCTGCATAGAGCATTTGAAAGAGGTTggaggacttaaaaaaaatagatgcttaatagatgtttttctttaaattggATTATTTTTAATGCATCATACCATTTTAACTGATGAATTTCACGAGTTAAAATTATATCAGTAGAAGTTATAGAACAAGCAAtcttattttacatatttgcTTATAAGACTGCAAAAATATTATTCATCTGGAAAGACCTGGTCTGATAATACCATCAATATTGGACTATTATTGttacataaaaatacaatgaaataacTGTTTTAAACCAAACAAGCTCACAATCAATTTTTCTGCTCAATACAAGCACAATGCAAGTCATAGGAGGAAAATATGTTTCATTGTACGtagttgagtaaaaaaaaaattaaaaaaaatgtagccacTCGTTaccttaacttttttttgccttgtgaTGTCTTTATTGGAGAGATTACAGTGAATTTTCCTAATACAGTATTCAATCGTATGCAATTATAGCAAACAAGCgccatttaaacaaaaatacacagtgTCGTTCGACTGTGCGTTTTCAAACCCTGCAAAACCAAACAACTGCTACATAATGTAAAATTCACTGAAAATAAAGGTTCACTTGCAGAAACAACCATCATCGTCACCGTCATTTGTTGACAAACACCACAATTTTTGGTATGGATTTGTGTAGTTGTTGCAGAGCacacttaaaagaaaaaaagtcaaaattataacatatgtgggaagaaggacttaaaaaaagaattgcTCATTAAATCACAATAGCAATATTGAGGGGAAGAAATATATTATCAAAACCCTAGAAACAATCCAAGAGAGATGATGTCATGAAATTAATCGTTTCAGTGTAGTGATGTCAAGAGCTTTCTGCCTTTACAATAAAATTAAGACGAGCACTTTGAAAGACCTTCGTTCTCAGTAACACCGTTCTCATTTTATCCAAATTAATCTCTTCATTACTTAATACATATGACTCCAGAACCCCAATTACAAACTGGTAACTTTAACCTGGAACCAGAAATAGAAAACTACTAATTTTACTCAATTCgcaaaaaaagttatttgcaTTTCACTCAGAAGCAGCATTACGCACTACTTTGGTACACTGACGTACGCACGTAGCCCCGCCCACTCCGGCATCCACGTCAACACAACCAGAGCCGGCCGGCCAATCAGATTGCAACAAGTCCCTCCATCTCTGCAGCGTGAGGTATGAATGGACAAAATGGGAGCCAATCCAAATATGTTTCCACCAAATAGTCCCTGTTAGGTAGTCACTTCTTTAAATTCCATTTAGTGTGTAACTTAACATATTGGACAatgtaaaattaacaaaatagtgAAGTATAAGCAAAGTTTAGTCAACACTACTGCAACTTTGACTTCAGCCCTGATCTCAAGACAAGAAGTATGGTAATGACACCTCATAAACACACAATGATCCCAACTTGAGAGTAGTTTTATCGCATAAAAAGTAGATCGGTAAGAGGCGCTAAATAAGTCAATAGTCAAGAAAGTGTGCTACGCTGCAAACTTCTCAAATAAATTGGGCGATTTCCTAATCGCGTCCAGCGGTATTATTGTTATACACATATAAAGAGCTAGGATTCGTACCTCTTGATACCGGCTATTACCTGGCTGACCGCCTGACGACAGCGTCTGCATCCTGGCTGTATGACAAACGACAACTTCTCACTCGAATGAAGTGAAGTGCGATTTGAAGAAGAGGCGACACGACGGGAGGATTGTCACATAACTGGTTTGTCATACTAATTAACTCGACAAGACAGCGAGTCGGGAAGTATTTAAGCAACAGGGCGTCATTTGTTCTCTCTTCCCTCCCCGAATTTAAAGAAGAAAGTAGCGTGCAGCAGTAGCTAGCTGGCGTGTGCTAATATTCAACTTGCCTGGTCTGCCACGTCTTCGGCCGTGCTCATGAGATCCTCTTGCCCCATGTTTGTCGACCAAACTGGTGGTTAGTACCAATTATAAATCCCTTTTTGCGACACACTTCAGAGGCTCTTTCTATTGTCGCTCGAGACTCTACTCCGCGTTGACGTTATTTACTGAAAAAGATACGCCTGCAGCCGACTACTGCTCTTTGCAGTGTGTAGACTGTAAAGGaaaggccgccgccgccccacAATGCACCGCGATTTGACGAGACTGGAGCGAGCGGTCTGGTCCTCCTCCTCACTCACTGAGCCTTCGTCGCACTTCTGCAACCGACCGTCGTGTGCCACGTAGGCGCACGCATCCTCGCCTCTGACgctgtgatttgtttttgttacaagCGTGTTTTCCACCAGAAGTGGTCTGTACTTAAATAGAAGTACAGATTGGCtactttagttaaaaaaaaaaaaagtcctcaaaAGTGCATTCCTTGCATTCTTAGGAAGTAAATTCTTTTTTCCTAACCTATTTTAAcaactttattaaaaataaatacatgaatgcaagaacaaacttttttttaaacaaaataaaataattttatttattcaataaacaAGTACAATTTagagaagttgtttttttttttaaataaagtacgaaattcattttttgtttaaaaaaaatcggaatATTAACAGTGAACAGGCACAGTGGAATTAGATTTCAGTTATAAACCTTAAAAATGGTAATAAAACTGTTCAGTAATTctaatcttgaaaattaaaattTCAAAGTTGAAACCCAATTTATTGAGCCTAAACGAAGACTGGTGCAGTGTCATGTTGTATCAGCAGATGGCGATATTAGCTAACTGTCGTGTGCATCGTCCGCCACAAAACGGTATAGAAGAAGAGTCGCTACATGTAAACAGAAAACACAATGGCCGCCTCCATCGAAAGTTTGCTGGAAGAAATCTGATCACTGATGAGCAATATATTCAGAACAGTGTCTCTAACATAGAAGACCCGGTTGAAGAGCTTCAATGTCTTAAGACTTCACTTTTATCCATAACCATGAGCGGAAAAACAaacggaaacaaacaaaaaagtgtacTAAGGATTGTGAGGCCTAGAGAGTAAAATAAGACACTGACCTGTCTCTTGTGTTGTTGATCTGTCTGGCGGAGTACATTCTGTGCTGGTAAAGTAAAATATCTTGGTCACATAAACAGGAGTGATCTCTCAGGTAATGATGACAATCAAAGACAGTATTGTAAATTGCATGCACAGGCTAATATGCTGGTACTAAAATTTGGAATGTGTCgagaaaaagtgaaaatagtTTTGTTCAATGCCTATTGCGCCGCTCTACACTTCCCCCTTGTGGTGCTGGTATACACAGTCTCAATTCAGGAAGctgaaggttgtttttttttttaattaatttttattgcACAAATGTTTCAAACTGACATCGATatgaaaaacatatatattatgGCTTTGTTATAACACACTACAAAATTCTATAAGGAACAGGAAGCTGAAGGTTGCATGGTCAGAGGCTCCTGTTGAAGCTCCCTCAATGAACAAGTGCCAGTCTGCTGTTTGTGCATAACAATGTAACTACACCGAAAGCTGTCATACGGAATttgtatatacattttaaatgagaCACATGAATGTACTTATGGACtcacaaaatgaaattttaattgtTCTGATAAGACCTGAACAGAGTAATGTAAGGCACACGTCTGTGCTCTGGAGGCGCTGAAGAGAGTGCTTGTATGCATTGTAATTGTATTATCTATTCTCTGTTTGTCTCTTTGATGTTATTTTATGGACCTTCTTTGAGTCTGAAATAAATGTTGATTGACTTGAAGCTCTTTGTTTGAGGGCACCGCTTCGAAGTGATCTTCTCTTTGTTAAATTCCAATGAAAGGTTTGTATGACAATATTTCTGCCCAGTCTCAGTTTCACTCGCTCGGCAGCAACGGCAGTCAGCCCCTATAGTTCAACACTAGATGCATCCGGTTTTAAACCATTTGGTATTATTTTAAGCAAAACAGCATATATGTGGCAAACTTTCACCAGAACAGTGTCGCAACGACCCTCAGCCAGCCGTTTCCGCATTCCGCGAACGACTGAGTGTTGTTATGTCATGTGCTCGCCTGACACCAAAGAAATTAAAATTGACTTGGAAACGAGTTTTTTTCCATCCTGGTTACAGTAGTTTTTATTAGCGTGAGAATTAAAAGCAAAGCATGAGTGTGTGGGAATGAAGAGAAACTTTCaaaacaatttaatttaaaaaaaaaaaaatccccacaaTAGCCACATGAACAGATACCACCATTGTGCTTACCTAATCACTAAATGAATATCTAATAAAATGTTATAGCCAATAGTCTGGtgggagatacaaaaaaaagatgcttccGATTAGAAACAATGACTTCGTTCAACATTCACAAAATAAACCGTTACTGTTGCATTTTTCACCTGTAGTGCTATGATGCCAAATAATCCAAAGCAGGCATGCTGTACAAAGTTTCTACTGAGGATGAGGATACAGCCGACTGAGGACACACAGCAAAGCACAGGTGTTTCAAAAGACAGTACACTCGTTATTTGAGACACATATTCAATTTGTTTCATGGCcatgcttgtaactcaaaactCTTATCACTAATCACTTTATTGAACAAACAGTAACAAAAATGTCTCAGTGGTGACAGACTCCGCTCAGTTTTCAGAAATAACAATcaaatgtccatccatctattttcttgaccgcttattcctcccaagggtcgcgggggtgctggaccctatctcagctggccttgggcagtaggcggggtacaccctggactggttgccagccaatcgcagggcacacagagacgaacaaccatccacactcacaagcacacctatagggacaattcggagtgcccaattaacctgccatgcatgtccagTCAAATATCAATTTGTAAAAATTGTAACATACGAATAAACTAAAAGTTTCTCTTCTTGTAATTTCCCGACATCCACTCACCAAGCTGGCCTAATAGATTTATGAGCAAAAAGCATGTGGCCAGGATGTAGCCGCAGTTCCACGTGGCCTCGATGTCGCCCCGGTGGTCGTGCCACACACGCAGGAACTACGAGAAACAGGAAGGACACAAAATAGGATACACTGCTTAACAGAATCCTAAAAACAATTGCTGCTTCAGCCTGGGCCAGTTTGGTTGGGCTAAAAGAATTCTCCACTGCCTAAATATGCAGCTGCAATTAGTAAAACACGCATTTGAGACGAAGCAAAACAAGTTGTTCCTGCTTTGAGCCAATAAAAATTGGACAAACTGCACATTAGGCTTGAAAAACAACATTCTCCACAAAGAAATATCTTACAGGGGTGGGAACCCTGCAAAGAGCATTTCAAACAGACCAACAAGCAAGTTTAAAAACTGTTGGAAGATGAATAAATTCAATTCAGCAAatcatgcaaacacacacacacacacacaaattataTTTTGTCATTGTAGGCTATAGCACTCAGAAGATTTACAAAAATGATATGCCCTGAAAGagtatagatttaaaaaaaaaaacaattgattcatttttcttttgattgattttaatgAATCATCCTATTGTAAATGGttaattttcagtaaaaatttattttcagaCTTATGAAGTTGTTTATAAACATACCAGCAAAAGTTATAGAACAAGCAATAcatcttatttaaatatttgtttttaagattGCAAAAAGATGATTGTTTAATTGGGATACAATTTCAAACATTTTGATCTGGCAAGGCCTGGCCTGATAATTGTG comes from Festucalex cinctus isolate MCC-2025b chromosome 15, RoL_Fcin_1.0, whole genome shotgun sequence and encodes:
- the surf4 gene encoding surfeit locus protein 4 isoform X1, producing MQTLSSGGQPGNSRYQEFLRVTKQYLPHLARLCLISTFLEDGIRMWFQWHDQRDYIEATWNCGYILATCFVLINLLGQLVGCILILSRNFVQHACFGLFGIIALQTIAYSILWDVKFLMRNLALGGGLLLLLAESRSEGKSMFAGVPSMGESSPKQYMQLGGRILLVLMFMSLVHFDTSFFSILQNLVGTALIILVAIGFKTKLAALTLVLWLLAMNVYFNAFWTIPAYKPMHDFLKYDFFQTTSVIGGLLLVVALGPGGVSMDEKKKEW
- the surf4 gene encoding surfeit locus protein 4 isoform X2, with protein sequence MGQEDLMSTAEDVADQFLRVTKQYLPHLARLCLISTFLEDGIRMWFQWHDQRDYIEATWNCGYILATCFVLINLLGQLVGCILILSRNFVQHACFGLFGIIALQTIAYSILWDVKFLMRNLALGGGLLLLLAESRSEGKSMFAGVPSMGESSPKQYMQLGGRILLVLMFMSLVHFDTSFFSILQNLVGTALIILVAIGFKTKLAALTLVLWLLAMNVYFNAFWTIPAYKPMHDFLKYDFFQTTSVIGGLLLVVALGPGGVSMDEKKKEW
- the LOC144002809 gene encoding surfeit locus protein 4-like isoform X2 translates to MQTVSSGGQISNSRCQEFLRVWHDHRGDIEATWNCGYILATCFLLINLLGQLVGCILILSRNFVQHACFGLFGIIALQTIGYNILLDIHLVIR
- the LOC144002809 gene encoding surfeit locus protein 4-like isoform X1, with translation MQTVSSGGQISNSRCQEFLRVWHDHRGDIEATWNCGYILATCFLLINLLGQLVGCILILSRNFVQHACFGLFGIIALQVKNATVTVYFVNVERSHCF